The Bacteroidales bacterium genome window below encodes:
- a CDS encoding ABC transporter substrate-binding protein codes for MKLPLSIFLLAACFLSLIAQKSEPVKIGYLIQDNTYVSARQGAELAVKTANEKGGLDGRPFQVIVKSMEGPWGTGSKQAVDLIFEDKVWALLGTHDGRNGHLVEQAATKSTTVFVSAWPSDPTLSYAFVPWFFNVVPTDLEQADMLINDIYNRNRSARIAVIADDSYEAKQSVKAFQRITDEKRHEKPVLLNFETYKDKPAVFISEIKKSGANCIVLFAGPLNSAAVVRAIKEQSLSLPLYASLNVLNENVLKAGQLNDMNNMLQIPSGLWSEVKIKQFRQAYFKTYGSYPGLSAAFAFDGMNVLIESIKKCKSSEREKIQEAITTFDSEGVTGRIAFDEHGNRKDLNVVCRVQNGLPVAFIK; via the coding sequence ATGAAATTACCATTAAGCATATTTTTACTTGCTGCTTGTTTCCTTTCGCTGATAGCTCAAAAATCCGAACCGGTTAAGATCGGTTACCTTATACAGGATAACACATACGTCTCTGCCCGGCAAGGCGCCGAACTGGCGGTTAAAACAGCAAATGAAAAGGGAGGTCTTGACGGCCGCCCTTTTCAGGTTATTGTGAAAAGCATGGAAGGCCCATGGGGAACAGGATCTAAACAGGCTGTCGACCTTATTTTTGAGGATAAAGTCTGGGCGTTGCTTGGTACCCATGACGGCAGGAATGGTCACCTTGTAGAACAGGCTGCCACCAAATCGACAACTGTTTTTGTTTCTGCATGGCCTTCAGACCCTACACTTTCCTATGCTTTCGTTCCCTGGTTTTTCAACGTGGTGCCAACCGACCTGGAACAGGCTGATATGCTGATTAACGATATTTATAACAGGAATAGATCGGCCAGGATTGCTGTCATAGCCGATGATTCCTACGAGGCAAAACAATCAGTTAAAGCCTTCCAAAGGATAACCGATGAAAAACGGCATGAAAAACCAGTTTTACTCAACTTTGAAACATACAAGGATAAACCGGCTGTATTTATATCTGAAATCAAAAAGAGCGGTGCAAATTGTATTGTACTGTTTGCAGGACCTCTTAATTCAGCTGCAGTTGTCAGGGCCATTAAGGAACAAAGCTTGTCTTTGCCCTTGTATGCCTCATTGAATGTACTTAATGAAAATGTCTTAAAAGCAGGCCAACTTAACGATATGAATAATATGCTGCAAATCCCTTCCGGATTATGGTCAGAAGTAAAAATCAAGCAATTCAGGCAGGCATATTTTAAAACCTATGGCAGTTACCCGGGCCTTTCAGCCGCATTTGCATTTGATGGCATGAACGTACTTATTGAATCGATTAAAAAATGTAAAAGTTCTGAAAGGGAAAAAATACAGGAAGCCATTACGACATTTGACAGCGAAGGAGTCACCGGGCGTATCGCCTTTGATGAGCATGGCAACCGGAAGGATCTCAATGTAGTATGCCGTGTTCAGAATGGCTTGCCTGTCGCATTTATCAAATAG
- a CDS encoding ABC transporter substrate-binding protein: MKPVLQSIAIFLLLVVSTMTALAQSYSEKNYGNIPDNFVAYDNYTKAYKYHFLTPMQFYGAGREIPEPAGLKEVRIGFLGPLEGSVIVPYGKQMLNGATLALEEANKKGGYKGVPYKMMIHNDVGLWGAAANEVVKMDDEGVWCWLGSIDDIVSHVAIRVTLKLEIPMVCTGDPDPTFTETNIPWVVRVIPDDRQSCYVLSNYVFEIAKYKRVAVIRVNNRYGRVGVVHFNKTATRLGHPIIIEERFKDGETDFSAQIDRVKETKPDALVIWGNPKESALILQQLRAKGLNQPVFASDRIVNPEFLKIAGDLANGVMTTCQYNPDSKDPKLAAFRAAYKKRFGMDPDVFALHAYDGMNIIIKSIEKAGLNRAKIRDVLTDLKTFQNYDGVSGKIIFDKTWNNIRPIYVANIKNGKFEFSPAPPYKKSVL; the protein is encoded by the coding sequence ATGAAACCTGTCTTGCAATCAATTGCCATCTTTTTGCTGCTGGTGGTATCAACAATGACCGCCCTGGCACAGTCATATTCTGAAAAGAATTACGGGAACATTCCCGATAATTTTGTGGCTTATGACAATTATACCAAGGCTTATAAATACCATTTCCTTACCCCGATGCAATTTTACGGTGCCGGACGCGAAATACCGGAGCCTGCCGGGTTAAAGGAAGTCAGGATTGGGTTTCTCGGGCCCCTGGAAGGTTCGGTCATCGTACCATATGGCAAACAAATGCTGAACGGTGCCACCCTTGCCCTGGAAGAAGCCAATAAAAAGGGCGGCTATAAAGGAGTTCCCTATAAAATGATGATCCATAATGATGTGGGTCTTTGGGGGGCTGCTGCAAACGAAGTGGTGAAAATGGATGACGAGGGTGTCTGGTGCTGGCTGGGTTCGATTGATGACATTGTTTCGCATGTGGCCATTCGCGTAACCCTGAAACTCGAGATTCCGATGGTTTGCACCGGTGACCCTGATCCTACATTCACTGAAACCAATATCCCCTGGGTAGTGAGGGTAATTCCCGATGACCGCCAGAGTTGCTATGTGCTGTCGAATTACGTATTCGAAATAGCCAAGTACAAAAGGGTGGCCGTAATCAGGGTAAATAACCGGTATGGCCGCGTAGGTGTTGTTCATTTCAACAAAACTGCCACAAGGCTTGGCCATCCGATTATCATTGAAGAACGATTTAAAGACGGTGAAACCGATTTCTCGGCCCAGATCGACAGGGTTAAGGAAACTAAACCGGATGCACTGGTTATCTGGGGTAACCCGAAAGAATCAGCGCTGATCCTTCAGCAACTGAGAGCTAAAGGATTGAATCAACCTGTTTTTGCCTCCGACAGGATTGTGAATCCCGAATTTTTAAAGATTGCCGGCGACCTGGCAAACGGTGTCATGACTACCTGCCAGTATAATCCCGATTCAAAGGATCCCAAGCTGGCTGCCTTCAGGGCCGCTTATAAAAAACGGTTCGGCATGGACCCGGATGTGTTTGCACTCCATGCTTATGACGGCATGAATATTATTATCAAGTCGATTGAAAAGGCCGGTCTAAACAGGGCCAAAATCCGAGACGTCCTCACCGACCTGAAAACATTCCAGAATTACGACGGCGTTTCGGGAAAGATCATATTCGACAAGACCTGGAATAATATTCGCCCCATTTATGTGGCTAACATTAAAAATGGTAAATTTGAATTCTCTCCTGCACCGCCTTATAAAAAGAGTGTTTTGTAG
- the aroF gene encoding 3-deoxy-7-phosphoheptulonate synthase, with the protein MEAIVSGKELAGCAVPLKIKETEKKDPVIVRVNDVEFGGQQVVVIAGPCAVENMTQLTETAVSVKKGNAKMLRGGAFKPRSSPYSFQGLGEQGLKMLREISNQTGLPVVTEVIDIRQIEMVSKYADMLQVGSRNMQNFPLLKEIGMTRKPVLLKRGMMATIEEFILAAEYILSQGNDQVVLCERGIRTFETSTRNTLDLSAVPVLKSRSPLPVIVDPSHGTGIRSLVPPLAKAAVAAGADGLIMEVHYKPEEALCDGQQSLDLNEFSKLMNDLGRIARAVDRSI; encoded by the coding sequence ATGGAAGCAATAGTAAGCGGAAAAGAGCTGGCAGGGTGCGCCGTCCCTCTGAAGATAAAAGAAACCGAAAAAAAAGATCCGGTCATCGTAAGAGTTAACGACGTAGAATTCGGGGGTCAGCAGGTAGTTGTTATCGCAGGCCCCTGTGCAGTTGAGAATATGACTCAACTCACTGAAACAGCTGTCTCAGTTAAGAAGGGCAACGCGAAAATGCTTCGCGGGGGCGCTTTTAAACCGCGTTCATCACCCTACAGTTTTCAGGGCCTCGGTGAACAGGGTTTGAAGATGCTGAGGGAAATAAGCAATCAGACCGGGTTACCTGTGGTTACCGAAGTTATCGATATCCGGCAGATTGAAATGGTCAGCAAATATGCCGACATGCTCCAGGTAGGTTCACGCAATATGCAGAATTTCCCCCTGCTGAAGGAAATTGGTATGACCCGTAAGCCGGTTCTCCTGAAAAGAGGAATGATGGCTACAATTGAAGAGTTTATTCTGGCCGCTGAATATATTCTCAGCCAGGGCAATGACCAGGTTGTGCTGTGTGAAAGAGGTATCCGCACGTTCGAAACATCAACAAGGAATACACTCGATTTGAGCGCTGTTCCTGTATTGAAATCAAGATCTCCGCTTCCGGTAATTGTCGATCCCAGTCATGGAACTGGTATCCGGAGCCTTGTACCACCGCTTGCAAAAGCTGCTGTGGCTGCAGGTGCCGACGGACTGATTATGGAAGTCCATTACAAACCTGAAGAAGCATTGTGCGACGGCCAACAGTCGCTCGATCTGAATGAATTCAGTAAACTCATGAATGATCTTGGCCGGATAGCCAGGGCAGTCGACAGGAGCATCTGA
- a CDS encoding CRTAC1 family protein, producing the protein MARKVSTQVFYALASNLRHTFFILIVVSGLNACHSDNRKLTVPTANQDYFQEIGQSIGLDFVHSIGGPELNNIVESSCGGTTFLDYNQDGFIDIYVCSGTWVEGFTKSEKPEVMPHNHLYRNNGDGTFEDVTKKADVGGPWYSMGATAGDFNNDGYPDLYICNYGYNVLLLNKGNGSFTNVTEKAKVAGDHTCSVGAVWFDYDNDSYLDLYVGNYLEFDPNYKYYYAPDGFPPPMAYDAEPDVLYHNNGDGTFSDVTAAMGIVDEDGRSMGVGAADVDNDGWVDVYVANDHTLNYLWHNEGGKHFTDIGTKSGTAFSQGGEATVSMSVDFADYNADGMLDIFVSDDTYCSLYENMGNGVFSDKAMPAGISSAAAQFVGWSSSFIDFDNDGDVDIYKTNGALKHLYGHEPQLFENLGDAKFKDASLDLGEFFKGEYVGRGTCIGDYDNDGDLDIFIVNLNAQSKFLRNNKGNQNNWLIINLTGTKSNRDGIGARVSVTSGGKTQVTEKRGTVGYLSQNDPRLHFGLGKNNVVEKLEVRWPSGKVQTLENVKANQILQIKEQ; encoded by the coding sequence ATGGCACGTAAAGTATCAACACAGGTTTTTTATGCCCTGGCCTCAAATTTACGGCACACCTTCTTCATTTTAATCGTTGTTTCCGGTTTGAATGCCTGTCATTCCGATAACCGCAAACTTACTGTTCCAACTGCCAACCAGGATTATTTCCAGGAAATCGGTCAAAGCATCGGTCTTGATTTTGTTCATTCGATCGGTGGACCCGAACTGAACAACATCGTTGAATCGAGCTGTGGCGGAACCACTTTCCTCGATTATAACCAGGATGGTTTTATCGACATTTATGTCTGCAGTGGCACGTGGGTGGAAGGTTTCACCAAAAGTGAAAAGCCGGAAGTGATGCCGCATAATCATCTTTACAGGAACAACGGTGACGGTACCTTTGAAGATGTAACAAAGAAAGCCGATGTGGGCGGTCCCTGGTACAGTATGGGAGCTACAGCCGGCGATTTTAACAACGACGGATACCCCGATCTGTATATCTGCAATTACGGCTATAACGTACTGCTCCTGAATAAAGGCAATGGTTCTTTCACCAACGTAACTGAGAAAGCCAAAGTGGCCGGAGATCATACCTGCAGCGTGGGTGCTGTCTGGTTCGATTATGATAATGACAGCTATCTTGACCTGTATGTAGGGAATTACCTCGAATTTGACCCGAATTATAAATATTATTACGCTCCTGACGGATTCCCGCCACCCATGGCCTATGATGCCGAACCAGATGTATTATATCACAATAACGGTGACGGAACTTTTTCGGATGTAACTGCCGCTATGGGTATTGTGGATGAAGATGGGCGTTCAATGGGTGTTGGCGCTGCCGATGTGGATAACGACGGTTGGGTTGATGTGTATGTTGCCAATGACCATACCCTGAATTACCTGTGGCATAATGAAGGCGGAAAGCATTTCACCGATATCGGTACAAAATCAGGAACGGCTTTCAGCCAGGGTGGTGAAGCTACGGTGAGCATGTCGGTTGATTTCGCCGATTATAATGCCGACGGGATGCTTGATATTTTTGTATCAGACGATACGTATTGTTCACTCTATGAAAATATGGGAAATGGCGTATTTTCCGATAAAGCAATGCCTGCAGGTATTTCATCAGCCGCCGCACAATTTGTAGGCTGGTCTTCCTCATTCATTGATTTTGATAACGACGGTGATGTGGACATCTACAAGACCAATGGTGCACTGAAACATCTTTACGGCCATGAACCCCAGTTATTTGAAAATCTCGGCGATGCCAAATTCAAAGATGCTTCTCTTGACCTTGGCGAATTCTTCAAAGGCGAATATGTTGGCCGTGGCACCTGTATCGGCGATTATGACAACGACGGCGACCTTGACATATTTATCGTGAACCTCAATGCTCAAAGCAAATTCCTCAGGAATAACAAGGGGAATCAGAATAACTGGCTCATCATCAACCTCACCGGCACAAAAAGTAACCGCGATGGTATAGGCGCCAGGGTGTCTGTTACATCAGGCGGAAAAACCCAGGTCACTGAAAAGAGAGGCACTGTAGGTTATTTATCTCAGAATGATCCCCGGTTGCACTTCGGATTGGGTAAAAATAATGTCGTTGAGAAACTGGAAGTCAGGTGGCCTTCAGGAAAAGTCCAGACTCTCGAAAATGTAAAGGCCAACCAGATTCTCCAGATTAAGGAACAATAA
- a CDS encoding CRTAC1 family protein, whose product MRHTVLFLFLIASALSSEGQVKMIRFTDVASKAGIDFKYTFGDKHYENILESSGSGITIFDYNNDKLMDILMLNGTYIEGISDEGGEIYKNTPDRLYKNNGNGTFTDVTVKAGLVDYNWSMAASPIDYDNDGDQDLFLLNYGPNVFYRNNGNGTFTDITDKLKLKGPEKLNGFTKWSIGASFFDNNHDGRLDVMVGNFLAFDPKYISTQTPGMMPHPSEYNGQASYLYEQQADGTFADVTKKNNLYFPDSKCMGLTVYDYDNDNDLDIFEANDHQLNFMFRNDKGVYNEVGVSIGVAANSKGKGTGSMHGTIGDIDGDGLIDILVTDLEYGALYKNLGNGLFTDVTESSGVAGALIGKGAWASAFIDFDNDGDLDIVSANGTAEELILQLPVLLENDGKGHFKNTGSTYGDYFGIKRAGRGLAVCDYDNDGSMDIVVSHVDLQATASLLHNSGGNGNHWLGITLEGKNGPVTAIAAKVSVTAGGRKQEFVNQWSTAYLCNNDPRIHVGLGKSKTVDQIEVTWNNGKKTVMKNVEGDRYIVIKE is encoded by the coding sequence ATGAGACATACTGTTTTGTTTTTATTTTTAATAGCATCGGCTTTGAGCTCAGAGGGCCAGGTTAAAATGATACGTTTTACCGATGTGGCTTCAAAAGCCGGTATTGATTTCAAATATACCTTCGGCGATAAACATTACGAGAATATCCTCGAAAGCAGCGGATCAGGGATTACCATCTTCGATTACAACAACGATAAGCTCATGGATATCCTGATGCTTAACGGCACTTACATTGAAGGAATATCCGATGAAGGAGGTGAGATTTACAAAAACACTCCTGACAGGCTGTACAAAAACAATGGCAACGGAACTTTTACCGACGTTACGGTAAAGGCAGGGCTGGTTGACTATAACTGGAGCATGGCCGCAAGCCCCATTGACTATGATAACGACGGCGACCAGGATCTGTTCCTGCTGAATTACGGGCCTAATGTATTTTACAGGAACAACGGCAACGGCACGTTCACGGATATCACGGATAAACTGAAATTAAAAGGCCCTGAAAAACTGAATGGATTTACAAAATGGAGCATCGGCGCGTCGTTTTTCGATAATAATCATGACGGCCGGCTTGATGTGATGGTTGGCAATTTCCTTGCATTTGATCCGAAATATATTTCCACGCAGACTCCCGGAATGATGCCTCACCCCTCAGAATACAATGGACAGGCTTCTTATCTTTACGAACAACAGGCAGATGGAACTTTTGCCGATGTAACTAAAAAGAACAACCTGTATTTCCCAGATTCAAAATGTATGGGACTTACGGTTTATGATTACGACAACGATAATGACCTCGATATTTTTGAAGCAAATGATCACCAGCTGAACTTCATGTTCAGGAATGACAAAGGGGTTTACAACGAAGTGGGCGTATCCATTGGTGTGGCTGCTAACAGCAAAGGCAAGGGCACGGGTTCCATGCATGGCACTATAGGGGATATTGACGGGGACGGACTGATTGACATCCTGGTTACCGACCTTGAATACGGTGCATTGTATAAAAACCTGGGAAACGGACTGTTTACCGATGTAACCGAATCGAGTGGAGTGGCAGGTGCATTGATTGGAAAAGGAGCCTGGGCAAGTGCTTTTATCGACTTTGACAATGATGGCGACCTAGATATCGTTTCAGCCAATGGAACTGCCGAGGAATTAATCCTTCAACTGCCTGTTTTACTGGAGAACGACGGTAAAGGTCATTTCAAAAATACCGGATCAACTTACGGGGATTATTTCGGAATAAAGCGGGCGGGGAGGGGACTTGCCGTTTGTGATTATGATAATGACGGCAGTATGGATATCGTCGTTTCGCATGTCGATTTGCAGGCTACGGCATCTCTTCTGCATAACAGCGGAGGAAACGGCAATCACTGGCTTGGTATTACACTTGAAGGAAAGAATGGACCTGTGACTGCCATTGCGGCAAAAGTATCCGTAACTGCAGGAGGCAGAAAACAGGAGTTTGTGAACCAATGGTCTACCGCCTATCTTTGCAATAATGATCCCCGCATCCATGTAGGTCTCGGCAAATCAAAAACAGTCGACCAGATTGAGGTGACCTGGAATAACGGGAAAAAAACAGTGATGAAGAATGTGGAAGGAGATAGGTATATTGTGATTAAAGAATAA
- a CDS encoding Rid family hydrolase: protein MEKNKVLIDLNRLTDGERAEMKKLGILGSEQAIIDYIYPKVHEDRPPIEKHAVHIPNTLNEAYDYQKPSSFSRALKLEFGGYKIMLISGTASVNEDGKPEYIGDFKAQVWRTYRNITTLLTAEGMTWHDVVRTTNYLRDIERDYDEFNRIRTTFYNWMKLDPLPASTGIQARLCWETLLYEIEVYAVCKIK, encoded by the coding sequence ATGGAGAAAAATAAGGTACTGATCGATCTCAACAGGCTGACTGACGGCGAGCGTGCAGAGATGAAAAAACTGGGAATTCTTGGTTCGGAACAGGCAATCATAGATTACATCTACCCAAAGGTACATGAAGACAGGCCCCCGATTGAAAAACATGCCGTTCATATTCCCAACACGCTGAATGAAGCCTATGATTATCAGAAGCCATCATCCTTTTCAAGGGCCCTTAAACTCGAATTCGGCGGCTATAAAATCATGCTGATTTCAGGAACCGCCAGTGTCAATGAAGACGGAAAACCTGAATACATCGGCGATTTCAAGGCACAGGTATGGCGTACCTATCGCAATATAACAACCCTGTTGACGGCTGAAGGCATGACATGGCACGATGTGGTAAGAACCACCAATTATTTAAGGGATATTGAACGCGATTATGATGAATTCAACAGAATAAGGACCACTTTCTATAACTGGATGAAACTGGACCCGTTGCCCGCAAGCACCGGTATACAGGCAAGGCTTTGCTGGGAAACCCTGCTTTATGAGATTGAAGTATATGCAGTTTGTAAAATAAAATAA
- a CDS encoding FG-GAP-like repeat-containing protein has product MKSIKITLAVVLVLLASACKQKDNNQNPADLITIKTLGLAYLEEFKLPEAEEQFLKFIKLAPKEKLGYANLGLTYLRMARYPDAEKQLLKAVEIDPADPDIRLILATVFKMEDQIDKAISQLKEALKTSPGHIKVLYELTEIYSSRNDPESQKQREEYLIALTHQAPENLVPRLNLTEVFIRKQENDSAVAMLEVIKKQYPDFPKEAAPYYNSTLQLLKKKDSPNAVVQFTIFHNYLKVTAPYQAGMMDLKGPGGSLIGFPLITFDQQSQLNTMDQGAILEALRYTDVTVSAGLDVIQGTSGITHISASDFDSDGDIDLYAGISDAGTPKHFLLSNDLGRFTDITSKAGLDHKENEIASRFDDFDNDGFLDLFVMGKEGNMLYRNAGKASFDNVTGKAKLSSDAGGNKPLFFDADHDGDLDLLELKSNGIFLYRNNGDGTFTEQAAKMGLTATNMKAAGAAFGDFDEDGDIDLFVSNETGSNVLFSNQREGIYKDVTSASGLVSEGGSSVVTTADINNDGFLDLFVGSVNGTGQLLYLNNHDGTFRRQNSSVLTAFKNLKVYDARFLDFDNDGFQDLILAGESADNSSGLVLLHNNSKGDFTETKGIMPEEPKAARQLAIFDYNDDGDLDLALAGMNGKFYLLRNDGGNNNHYIKMKLMGLKAGSAKNNHFGIGAKVEVRSGELYQTVVVTDPDVHFGLGNKKQADVVRITWTNGVPQNIFMPNSDQALIEAQTLKGSCPFLYTWNGAEYGFAKDILWRSALGMPLGIMGGTTAYGFADASDDYIRISGDQLKPRKGVYSVQVTSELWETIYFDELELIAADHPDSIDILIPEQFTPPPFPGKKVMQVAHPILPVTAVDEQGNDMMPCLREKDDVYVAGFTPDKYQGIVNLHELILDPGKTSSATLLLYLQGWIFPTDASINMALSQSDELKVTAPVIQVLNKSGKWVTVIDNLGFPMGKDKTVIVDLTGKFLSNDHRVKIVTNMEVYWDHAFFSNAIPQAPVTYTSLNKVSADLHYRGFSKSYRKGGRYGPHWFDYSKVDKEPKWRDLSGKYTRYGNVMPLLEKPDNRYVISNAGDEMTVEFDAKQLPPLPKGWKRDFLIRSVGWVKDGDLNTAFGNQVEPLPFHGMKSYTPANHDAYPQTPELKKYNEEYNTRVVTSSGYLNALKEKRTN; this is encoded by the coding sequence ATGAAAAGCATTAAAATTACACTTGCGGTTGTTCTCGTGTTGCTCGCTTCAGCCTGCAAACAGAAAGATAACAACCAGAATCCTGCCGATCTGATAACCATTAAAACTCTTGGTCTCGCTTACCTTGAGGAATTCAAACTTCCGGAGGCGGAGGAACAATTTCTCAAATTCATTAAACTGGCACCAAAAGAAAAACTGGGATACGCCAACCTGGGACTCACCTACCTGAGAATGGCCCGCTATCCTGATGCGGAAAAGCAACTTCTGAAGGCTGTTGAAATTGATCCGGCTGATCCGGATATCAGGCTCATCCTTGCAACGGTATTCAAAATGGAGGATCAGATTGATAAAGCCATCTCTCAACTGAAAGAAGCACTGAAAACTTCTCCTGGTCACATTAAAGTTCTTTATGAACTTACTGAAATTTATTCTAGCCGAAATGACCCTGAATCGCAAAAACAGCGTGAAGAATACCTGATAGCACTGACTCATCAGGCCCCTGAAAACCTGGTGCCCCGACTGAACCTGACTGAAGTTTTTATCCGCAAACAGGAGAACGATTCAGCTGTTGCCATGCTGGAAGTTATTAAAAAGCAATATCCTGATTTTCCCAAAGAGGCTGCTCCTTACTATAACTCGACCCTTCAGCTGCTTAAAAAGAAAGATTCACCCAATGCGGTTGTCCAGTTCACCATATTCCACAATTACCTTAAAGTAACAGCTCCATACCAGGCCGGAATGATGGATCTGAAAGGACCAGGCGGTTCGCTTATCGGGTTTCCGCTTATTACTTTCGATCAGCAATCGCAGCTCAACACAATGGACCAGGGGGCAATACTTGAAGCGCTCAGGTACACCGATGTCACTGTATCTGCCGGTCTTGATGTGATCCAGGGAACAAGCGGTATCACTCACATTTCGGCTAGCGATTTTGACAGCGATGGCGATATTGACCTCTATGCCGGGATAAGCGATGCGGGCACGCCGAAACACTTTCTGCTGAGTAATGATCTTGGACGGTTTACCGATATCACATCAAAAGCGGGATTGGATCATAAAGAAAATGAAATAGCGTCGCGATTCGACGATTTTGACAACGATGGTTTCCTTGATTTATTCGTGATGGGTAAGGAAGGGAACATGCTTTACAGGAATGCAGGAAAAGCAAGCTTTGACAATGTAACCGGAAAAGCAAAACTCTCCTCGGATGCCGGGGGTAATAAACCGTTGTTTTTTGACGCTGACCACGATGGTGATCTCGATCTTCTCGAACTGAAGTCCAACGGCATTTTCCTTTACAGGAACAATGGGGATGGTACATTCACAGAGCAGGCTGCCAAAATGGGACTTACTGCAACCAATATGAAAGCAGCCGGAGCTGCATTCGGCGATTTTGACGAAGACGGTGATATCGACCTGTTTGTCAGCAATGAAACCGGCAGCAATGTGCTGTTTTCAAACCAGCGCGAAGGAATTTATAAAGACGTTACCTCAGCAAGCGGCCTTGTTTCAGAAGGAGGTTCATCAGTGGTGACCACGGCTGACATCAACAATGATGGTTTCCTCGATCTTTTTGTAGGCTCGGTAAACGGCACCGGTCAGCTTCTTTATTTAAATAATCATGACGGCACTTTCAGGCGCCAGAATTCATCTGTGCTTACAGCTTTCAAAAATTTAAAAGTTTATGATGCCCGGTTCCTTGATTTTGATAATGATGGTTTCCAGGACCTGATTCTTGCCGGTGAATCTGCCGATAATTCAAGCGGTCTTGTTTTACTGCACAATAACAGCAAAGGTGATTTTACCGAAACAAAAGGGATCATGCCTGAAGAACCCAAAGCTGCCCGCCAGCTCGCTATTTTCGACTATAACGACGACGGGGATCTTGACCTGGCATTGGCCGGTATGAATGGTAAATTCTATTTGCTTCGCAATGACGGTGGAAACAACAACCACTATATCAAGATGAAGCTCATGGGATTAAAGGCGGGAAGCGCCAAGAACAATCACTTCGGTATAGGTGCGAAGGTTGAGGTCAGATCCGGTGAACTGTATCAAACCGTTGTGGTTACCGATCCTGATGTGCATTTTGGACTGGGTAATAAAAAACAGGCGGATGTGGTGCGCATTACCTGGACAAACGGAGTGCCGCAGAATATTTTCATGCCGAATTCGGACCAGGCCCTTATTGAGGCTCAGACACTCAAAGGATCATGTCCGTTCCTGTATACATGGAACGGTGCTGAATACGGCTTTGCCAAGGATATCCTTTGGCGAAGTGCCCTGGGAATGCCACTCGGCATCATGGGCGGAACAACGGCCTATGGCTTTGCCGATGCATCCGATGATTATATCAGGATTTCAGGCGACCAGCTGAAGCCCAGAAAGGGTGTATATTCAGTTCAGGTGACTTCGGAACTCTGGGAAACCATTTACTTTGATGAACTCGAACTCATCGCTGCCGATCACCCTGATTCTATCGATATTTTAATTCCCGAACAATTCACACCCCCGCCATTCCCGGGAAAAAAGGTGATGCAGGTTGCACATCCGATTCTGCCGGTTACTGCAGTAGATGAGCAGGGAAACGATATGATGCCCTGCCTCAGGGAGAAAGATGATGTGTATGTGGCCGGTTTCACACCCGATAAATACCAGGGAATTGTAAATCTTCATGAACTGATTCTCGATCCTGGCAAAACTTCCTCGGCCACATTGCTTCTGTATTTGCAGGGATGGATCTTCCCCACCGATGCCAGCATCAACATGGCTCTTTCACAGTCGGATGAACTCAAGGTCACAGCTCCTGTTATCCAGGTTTTGAACAAATCGGGTAAATGGGTAACGGTTATTGATAACCTGGGATTCCCCATGGGCAAGGATAAGACGGTTATTGTCGATCTGACAGGTAAATTTCTTTCGAATGATCACCGGGTGAAGATTGTTACCAATATGGAAGTTTATTGGGATCATGCTTTCTTCTCCAATGCTATTCCACAGGCGCCAGTTACCTATACAAGCCTCAATAAGGTATCAGCTGACCTGCATTACAGGGGATTTTCAAAAAGTTACCGTAAGGGCGGACGTTACGGACCACACTGGTTTGATTATTCAAAGGTGGATAAGGAACCCAAATGGCGTGACCTCTCCGGAAAGTACACGCGTTACGGAAATGTGATGCCATTGCTCGAAAAACCGGATAACCGGTATGTTATCAGCAATGCCGGGGATGAAATGACAGTTGAATTTGATGCGAAACAATTACCACCGTTGCCGAAAGGATGGAAACGCGATTTTCTTATCCGCAGTGTGGGCTGGGTTAAAGACGGTGATCTGAACACAGCCTTCGGCAACCAGGTGGAACCACTTCCTTTCCACGGAATGAAAAGTTATACTCCGGCCAATCATGACGCCTATCCGCAGACGCCTGAGCTTAAGAAATACAACGAGGAATACAATACCCGTGTAGTTACTTCTTCGGGGTATCTGAACGCATTGAAGGAAAAACGAACTAACTGA